The proteins below are encoded in one region of Campylobacter sp. CNRCH_2014_0184h:
- the dapF gene encoding diaminopimelate epimerase: protein MKFYKYCASGNDFVVFADSEKKDRSELAKILCNRYEGIGADGLIVVVPHDRYDFEWEFYNCDGSKASMCGNGSRAAAHFAHHYLKKSQYLNFLTGAGLIKSFVDDDIVEIKLSGVKDIKEAFEYKGRIWQGCNTGVPHIVTFVDDLNEFDVNLCKEVRKRYNANVNFAKVEDDEFIRVRTYERGVEDETLACGTGMGACFYLAYLNQEVKDDILVKPKSNESLYFRLEEDQIFFRGKVKCCFEADYNFA from the coding sequence ATGAAATTTTACAAGTACTGTGCTAGCGGGAATGATTTTGTGGTGTTTGCAGATAGTGAAAAAAAAGATCGTAGCGAATTAGCTAAAATTCTTTGTAATCGTTATGAAGGCATAGGCGCTGATGGGCTTATAGTAGTTGTGCCTCATGATAGATATGATTTTGAATGGGAATTTTATAATTGTGATGGGAGCAAGGCAAGTATGTGCGGTAATGGCTCACGCGCAGCAGCTCATTTTGCTCATCATTATTTGAAAAAATCTCAATATTTAAATTTCTTAACCGGTGCAGGACTTATAAAATCTTTTGTTGATGATGATATAGTTGAAATCAAACTTAGCGGGGTAAAGGATATTAAAGAAGCTTTTGAGTATAAAGGTAGAATTTGGCAAGGCTGTAATACTGGTGTTCCGCATATAGTAACCTTTGTTGATGATTTAAACGAATTTGATGTAAATTTATGCAAAGAAGTGCGTAAAAGATACAATGCAAATGTTAACTTTGCTAAAGTAGAAGATGATGAATTTATAAGAGTTAGAACTTATGAACGTGGAGTAGAAGATGAGACTTTAGCTTGTGGTACGGGTATGGGGGCTTGTTTTTATCTAGCGTATTTAAATCAAGAAGTAAAAGATGATATTTTGGTAAAGCCAAAAAGTAATGAAAGTTTGTATTTTAGATTAGAAGAAGATCAAATATTTTTTAGAGGAAAGGTAAAGTGCTGTTTTGAAGCTGATTATAATTTTGCTTAG
- a CDS encoding glucosaminidase domain-containing protein, whose amino-acid sequence MKLIIILLSSVLFLKAEFIAGFDEQYYALSIKEKREVFIKKINALLDISFKEIEKEKEFIEFFFKEAIKNNFRKLNTNAVQKLWSLKEKYRVKNLYDHKEYQMRVQKVPKSLAIAQAIIESATGTSRFAKEANNLFGEWTWGEKGLVPKERGEGKTHKIRIFDSLQESVDSYLLNLNRHDAYKEFRAWRWNAISENEKLDGKEAASHLEKYSEIKSNYTKLILSIIEQYKLDELD is encoded by the coding sequence TTGAAGCTGATTATAATTTTGCTTAGTAGTGTTTTATTTTTAAAAGCTGAATTTATAGCAGGTTTTGATGAGCAATATTATGCTTTAAGTATAAAAGAAAAGCGTGAGGTTTTTATCAAAAAAATCAATGCTTTATTGGATATTTCTTTTAAAGAGATAGAAAAGGAAAAAGAATTTATAGAATTTTTCTTTAAAGAGGCTATAAAGAATAATTTTAGAAAGCTAAATACTAATGCTGTGCAAAAACTATGGTCTTTAAAAGAAAAATACCGTGTTAAAAATTTATATGATCACAAAGAATATCAAATGCGTGTCCAAAAGGTACCGAAGTCTTTAGCTATAGCTCAAGCTATTATTGAAAGTGCAACTGGTACAAGTCGTTTTGCTAAAGAGGCAAATAATTTATTTGGAGAATGGACTTGGGGTGAAAAAGGTTTAGTGCCAAAGGAAAGAGGCGAGGGTAAAACTCACAAAATTCGTATATTTGATAGCTTACAAGAAAGTGTGGATTCATACTTGCTTAATTTAAATCGCCACGATGCTTATAAGGAATTTAGAGCTTGGCGGTGGAATGCGATAAGTGAAAATGAAAAACTTGATGGCAAAGAAGCGGCAAGTCATTTAGAAAAATATTCAGAGATTAAAAGTAATTACACTAAGCTTATTTTATCTATCATCGAGCAATATAAGCTTGATGAGTTAGATTAA
- a CDS encoding ATP-binding protein: MKSLQFFYDNYPKFQKFDERKIQIQTHKNIIIKGGFASGKKNLILNFLSLYKSENILFIDCDDLKFQASALINLNSFLTYNPQIKFLALCNFTHDFDFASLKHLNLQIIISVCDSNFCLDQFEELHLDYLDFEEFLSLNKKYADTKTMVSYFLHTGRNVILNHNFNTNSSYLKSFYTPLELTILKQIALELGSEFSVNELLKTLKNSIKISKDTLYKSIEKLESNYTLYFVKNLEKNLKKVYFWDFSLKNSLSIQKDFSTLFENLILSELFKFKQKIFYTKHFDFYLPSLKNAFLCSPFKDKDLLSLKVKKILSKNQLALSTIYIITLSQRDEFFIEGVRVMILPFDEWALGN; the protein is encoded by the coding sequence ATGAAATCACTACAATTTTTTTACGATAATTACCCAAAATTTCAAAAATTTGATGAAAGAAAAATTCAAATCCAAACCCATAAAAACATCATCATAAAAGGTGGTTTTGCAAGTGGTAAGAAAAATTTGATTTTAAATTTTTTATCTTTGTATAAAAGCGAAAATATACTCTTTATTGATTGTGATGATTTAAAATTTCAAGCAAGTGCTTTAATAAATTTAAATTCGTTTTTAACTTATAATCCACAAATTAAATTTTTAGCACTTTGTAACTTTACTCATGATTTTGACTTTGCTAGTTTAAAACATCTTAATTTGCAAATCATAATAAGCGTTTGTGATAGTAATTTTTGCTTAGATCAGTTTGAAGAACTTCATTTAGATTATTTAGACTTTGAAGAATTTTTAAGCTTAAATAAAAAATATGCTGATACCAAAACCATGGTAAGTTATTTTTTACACACAGGGCGCAATGTGATTTTAAATCACAATTTTAACACAAACTCATCATACTTAAAAAGCTTTTATACCCCATTAGAACTTACCATACTCAAACAAATTGCCTTAGAACTTGGGAGTGAATTTAGCGTTAATGAGTTATTAAAAACTCTAAAAAACAGTATAAAAATTTCCAAAGATACCTTATATAAAAGCATAGAAAAACTAGAATCAAACTACACTTTGTATTTTGTAAAAAATCTTGAAAAGAATTTAAAAAAAGTATATTTTTGGGACTTTTCACTAAAAAATTCTCTAAGCATACAAAAAGACTTTAGTACTTTGTTTGAAAATTTAATTTTAAGTGAGTTGTTTAAATTTAAACAAAAAATTTTTTATACTAAGCATTTTGATTTTTACTTACCAAGTCTTAAAAATGCATTTTTATGCTCACCCTTTAAAGATAAAGATTTACTTAGCTTAAAAGTCAAAAAAATCCTTAGTAAAAATCAACTTGCACTTTCAACTATTTATATCATCACGCTTTCACAAAGAGATGAGTTTTTCATTGAGGGGGTGCGCGTGATGATTTTGCCTTTTGATGAGTGGGCTTTGGGTAATTAA
- the rpsJ gene encoding 30S ribosomal protein S10 has product MERIRLKLKAYDHRVLDRTVAAIVEAVKRTGADIRGPVPMPTKIKRYTVLKSPHINKDSREQFEMRIHARMLDIVAATPDTVDSLTKLDLAPEVNVEVRAMGK; this is encoded by the coding sequence ATGGAAAGAATCAGGCTTAAGCTAAAAGCTTATGACCACAGAGTTCTAGATCGCACAGTTGCAGCAATTGTAGAAGCTGTTAAAAGAACAGGTGCTGACATCAGAGGTCCAGTGCCAATGCCTACAAAAATCAAAAGATACACAGTTTTGAAATCTCCACACATCAATAAAGATTCACGCGAACAATTTGAGATGAGAATTCATGCTCGTATGCTTGATATTGTAGCAGCTACTCCAGATACAGTAGATTCACTCACTAAGCTTGACTTGGCTCCAGAGGTCAATGTTGAAGTAAGAGCTATGGGTAAATAA
- the rplC gene encoding 50S ribosomal protein L3, giving the protein MEYIVEKIGMSRTISTPSIPVTLLKLVQTKVCEVENGKALVAYVKGKANNKCIAGQQKKYNLSAEYNRFASLEVANTEAGDIDLNPLKEASILKVSFNSKGRGYSGVVKRHGFAGGPASHGSRFHRRHGSIGNREWPGRVQPGMKMAGHYGNVKVTVKNEVVSFDEENGILVVKGAVPGFNGAMGKIRIAK; this is encoded by the coding sequence ATGGAATACATTGTAGAAAAAATTGGTATGAGTAGAACAATCAGCACACCAAGCATTCCTGTAACCTTACTTAAACTTGTTCAAACTAAAGTATGTGAAGTAGAAAATGGAAAAGCTTTGGTTGCTTATGTAAAAGGCAAAGCAAATAATAAATGCATTGCAGGTCAGCAAAAAAAATACAATCTTTCAGCTGAATATAATAGATTTGCTTCTTTAGAAGTAGCAAACACAGAAGCAGGTGATATTGATCTTAATCCTTTAAAAGAAGCTTCTATTTTAAAAGTAAGCTTTAATTCTAAAGGTAGAGGTTATAGTGGGGTTGTTAAAAGACACGGATTTGCCGGAGGTCCTGCAAGTCACGGTTCAAGATTCCACAGACGTCACGGATCAATCGGTAACCGCGAATGGCCAGGTCGTGTTCAACCAGGTATGAAAATGGCAGGTCATTATGGTAATGTAAAAGTTACTGTTAAAAATGAAGTAGTTTCATTTGATGAAGAAAATGGCATCTTAGTAGTAAAAGGTGCAGTACCAGGATTTAATGGTGCTATGGGTAAAATAAGGATTGCAAAATGA
- the rplD gene encoding 50S ribosomal protein L4 produces MSKVTVLNDKFEKASELDLPAKYAEVNPHNLYLYVKSYLASLRANTAHTKGRSDVSGGGKKPWRQKGRGGARAGSTRTNVWVGGAVAFGPTNNRNYFQKVNKKQKRLALERALADKAQNNALFSVDSLSIESGKTKDANAVIKKLGLKDALIVKDLLDEKTLLAFRNLANCYVVDISEVNAYLVSVFNAVIIEKAALESIVKEG; encoded by the coding sequence ATGAGTAAAGTAACTGTTTTAAATGATAAATTTGAAAAAGCTAGTGAACTCGATCTTCCAGCAAAATATGCAGAAGTTAATCCTCACAACCTTTATTTATATGTAAAATCTTATCTTGCTAGCCTTAGAGCAAACACAGCTCATACTAAAGGTAGAAGCGATGTAAGCGGTGGTGGTAAAAAACCATGGAGACAAAAAGGTCGTGGTGGTGCAAGAGCAGGTTCAACAAGAACGAATGTTTGGGTTGGTGGTGCTGTGGCATTTGGTCCTACAAACAATCGTAACTATTTCCAAAAAGTTAATAAAAAACAAAAACGCTTAGCGCTTGAAAGAGCATTGGCTGATAAAGCACAAAACAATGCATTATTCTCAGTAGATAGTTTAAGCATTGAAAGCGGTAAAACAAAAGATGCAAATGCAGTTATTAAAAAGCTTGGTTTAAAAGATGCTTTAATTGTAAAAGATTTACTAGATGAAAAAACACTTCTTGCTTTTAGAAACTTAGCAAATTGCTATGTAGTTGATATTAGCGAAGTAAATGCTTATTTAGTATCTGTATTTAATGCTGTTATCATTGAAAAAGCAGCGCTTGAATCTATCGTAAAAGAGGGTTAA
- a CDS encoding 50S ribosomal protein L23, translated as MADITDIKTILYTEKSLNLQEQGVVVIQTSPKMTKNGLKEVLREYFGVTPVRINSLKMDGKVKRFRGREGQRNSFKKFYVKLPEGVSLESSEA; from the coding sequence ATGGCAGATATTACTGATATAAAAACAATACTTTACACTGAAAAAAGCTTAAACCTTCAAGAGCAAGGTGTTGTAGTTATTCAAACTTCTCCAAAAATGACTAAAAATGGTCTAAAAGAAGTTTTAAGAGAATATTTTGGTGTAACTCCAGTAAGAATTAATTCTTTAAAAATGGATGGAAAAGTAAAGCGTTTTAGAGGTCGTGAAGGTCAAAGAAATAGCTTTAAAAAATTCTATGTTAAGCTACCAGAAGGTGTGAGCTTAGAAAGTTCGGAGGCATAA
- the rplB gene encoding 50S ribosomal protein L2, with translation MAIKTYKPYTPSRRYITGVSSDDITAKASVRSLLVKLPAHAGRNNNGRITSRHKEAGAKKLYRIIDFKRRKFGIEGKVEAIEYDPYRNCRIALISYRDGEKRYILQPKGLSVGDVVCAAESGLDIKPGNAMKLRNIPVGTIVHNIELKPGKGGQMIRSAGAYAQLMGKEEKYVILRLASGEMRQVLAECMASIGEVGNEEWSNVTIGKAGRNRHRGIRPQTRGSAMNPVDHPHGGGEGKKNSGRHPVTPWGKPTKGAKTRRKKASDKLIISRRKGK, from the coding sequence ATGGCAATTAAAACTTATAAACCATATACTCCAAGTAGAAGATACATCACAGGTGTAAGCTCTGATGATATCACAGCAAAAGCTAGTGTGCGTTCATTGCTTGTAAAACTTCCAGCTCATGCAGGTCGTAACAATAATGGTAGAATCACAAGCCGTCATAAAGAAGCAGGTGCTAAAAAACTTTACAGAATTATAGATTTTAAAAGAAGAAAATTTGGTATTGAAGGTAAAGTTGAAGCAATCGAGTACGATCCATACAGAAATTGTCGTATTGCATTAATCTCTTATAGAGATGGTGAAAAAAGATACATCTTACAACCAAAAGGTTTAAGTGTTGGTGATGTTGTTTGTGCTGCTGAAAGCGGACTTGACATTAAACCAGGTAATGCAATGAAATTAAGAAATATCCCAGTGGGTACTATCGTACACAATATTGAGTTAAAACCAGGCAAAGGCGGTCAAATGATCCGTTCAGCAGGTGCTTATGCTCAATTAATGGGTAAAGAAGAAAAATACGTTATCTTAAGACTTGCAAGTGGTGAAATGAGACAAGTTTTAGCTGAATGTATGGCAAGTATCGGTGAAGTTGGTAATGAAGAATGGTCAAACGTGACTATTGGTAAAGCTGGTAGAAATCGCCATAGAGGTATTCGTCCTCAAACAAGAGGTTCTGCGATGAACCCAGTTGATCACCCGCACGGTGGGGGTGAAGGTAAGAAAAATTCAGGCCGTCATCCAGTTACTCCATGGGGTAAACCAACTAAAGGTGCTAAAACTCGCCGTAAAAAAGCTAGCGATAAGCTAATAATTTCAAGAAGAAAAGGAAAGTAA
- the rpsS gene encoding 30S ribosomal protein S19 gives MARSLKKGPFVDDHVMKKVIAAKKANDGKPIKTWSRRSTIIPDMIGLTFNVHNGKSFIPVYVTENHIGYKLGEFAPTRTFKGHKGSVQKKIGK, from the coding sequence ATGGCTAGGTCACTAAAAAAAGGTCCTTTTGTTGATGACCATGTAATGAAAAAAGTCATCGCTGCTAAAAAAGCTAACGATGGTAAGCCAATTAAAACTTGGTCAAGACGCAGCACTATTATACCTGATATGATAGGTTTAACTTTTAATGTTCATAATGGAAAAAGCTTTATCCCAGTATATGTTACTGAAAATCATATCGGTTACAAATTAGGTGAATTTGCACCTACTAGAACATTCAAGGGTCACAAAGGCTCTGTTCAGAAAAAAATAGGTAAGTAA
- the rplV gene encoding 50S ribosomal protein L22: protein MSRALIKFIRLSPTKARLIAREVQGMNAELALASLKFMPNKGAKFIANAISSAVANGGFEANEVVVSSCRVDAGAVLKRFRPRARGSASRIRKPTSHILVEVSKVEASAEKTTKAKKASVKKES from the coding sequence ATGAGTAGAGCGTTAATTAAATTCATAAGATTATCTCCAACTAAAGCGAGATTGATTGCTAGAGAAGTTCAAGGTATGAATGCAGAGCTTGCATTAGCTAGTTTGAAATTTATGCCAAATAAAGGTGCTAAATTTATAGCAAATGCTATTTCAAGTGCTGTAGCAAATGGCGGATTTGAAGCAAATGAAGTTGTTGTTTCAAGTTGTCGTGTTGATGCTGGTGCGGTTTTAAAAAGATTTAGACCAAGAGCTAGAGGAAGTGCTAGTCGTATTAGAAAGCCAACTTCACACATTTTGGTAGAAGTTAGTAAAGTAGAAGCAAGTGCTGAAAAAACTACAAAAGCTAAAAAAGCATCAGTGAAAAAGGAAAGCTAA
- the rpsC gene encoding 30S ribosomal protein S3, whose protein sequence is MGQKVNPIGLRLGINRNWESRWFPTKANLAENIGEDYKIRTFLKRKLYYAGISQILVERTAKKLRVTVVAARPGIIIGKKGSDVDILRKELQDLIKKEVNINIKEERKAGASAQLAAESVATQLEKRIAFRRAMKKVIQGAQKAGAKGIKVSVSGRLGGAEMARTEWYLEGRVPLHTLRAKIDYGFAEAHTTYGNIGIKVWIFKGEVLQKGVQPEKTEENAPAKKTRRARRGK, encoded by the coding sequence ATGGGACAAAAAGTAAATCCGATTGGTTTAAGACTAGGAATTAATAGAAATTGGGAATCAAGATGGTTTCCTACAAAAGCTAATTTAGCAGAAAATATTGGTGAAGATTATAAAATCAGAACTTTCTTAAAAAGAAAACTTTATTATGCAGGAATTAGCCAAATTCTTGTAGAAAGAACAGCGAAAAAATTAAGAGTAACTGTTGTAGCTGCAAGACCAGGGATTATTATTGGTAAAAAAGGTAGTGATGTTGATATTTTAAGAAAAGAACTTCAAGATTTAATCAAAAAAGAAGTTAATATCAATATCAAAGAAGAAAGAAAAGCAGGTGCTTCAGCTCAGCTTGCAGCTGAAAGTGTTGCTACTCAACTTGAAAAAAGAATTGCTTTTAGAAGAGCAATGAAAAAAGTAATTCAAGGAGCGCAAAAAGCAGGTGCTAAAGGGATTAAAGTTTCAGTTTCAGGCCGTTTAGGTGGTGCTGAAATGGCAAGAACTGAATGGTACTTAGAAGGTCGTGTTCCACTTCACACTTTAAGAGCAAAAATCGATTATGGTTTTGCAGAAGCACACACTACTTATGGAAACATAGGTATTAAAGTATGGATCTTCAAAGGTGAAGTTTTACAAAAGGGTGTTCAACCTGAAAAAACCGAAGAAAACGCTCCAGCTAAAAAAACTAGAAGAGCAAGAAGAGGTAAATAA
- the rplP gene encoding 50S ribosomal protein L16 encodes MLMPKRTKYRKMMKGRNRGYANRGTEFTFGDFALKATEAGRINSRQIEAARIALTRFVKRQGKTWIRVFPDKPLTKKPLETRMGKGKGAVEEWVMNIKPGRIIYEMAGVNEEMARQALTLAMHKLPFKTKFVTRESQNEIY; translated from the coding sequence ATGTTAATGCCAAAAAGAACAAAATATCGTAAAATGATGAAAGGGCGTAACAGAGGTTATGCCAACAGAGGGACTGAATTTACTTTTGGTGATTTTGCCCTAAAAGCAACTGAAGCTGGCCGTATCAATTCACGTCAAATCGAAGCAGCTCGTATTGCTTTAACTCGTTTTGTAAAAAGACAAGGTAAAACTTGGATTAGAGTTTTCCCAGATAAACCTCTAACTAAAAAACCTTTAGAAACTCGTATGGGTAAAGGTAAAGGTGCAGTTGAGGAATGGGTAATGAACATTAAACCAGGTCGTATCATTTATGAAATGGCAGGGGTTAATGAAGAAATGGCAAGACAAGCTTTAACTTTAGCGATGCACAAGTTGCCATTTAAAACTAAGTTTGTTACAAGAGAGAGCCAAAATGAAATATACTGA
- the rpmC gene encoding 50S ribosomal protein L29: MKYTEIKDKTAGELATMLKEKKVLLFTLRQKLKTMQLTNPKEISEVKKDIARINTAISALK; encoded by the coding sequence ATGAAATATACTGAGATTAAAGATAAAACAGCAGGTGAGCTTGCAACAATGCTAAAAGAAAAAAAGGTGCTTTTATTTACTTTAAGACAAAAGCTAAAAACAATGCAGCTAACTAATCCTAAAGAGATTAGCGAAGTTAAAAAAGACATCGCTAGAATCAATACTGCAATTAGCGCTTTAAAATAA
- the rpsQ gene encoding 30S ribosomal protein S17 produces MAFKREIQGVVVQIAGDKTATILVERKVVHPKYRKIVKRFKKYLIHDERNELKVGNTVVAIECRPLSKRKSFRLKTIVSAGVE; encoded by the coding sequence ATGGCATTTAAAAGAGAAATTCAAGGCGTTGTTGTTCAAATTGCTGGAGATAAAACAGCAACAATTTTGGTTGAAAGAAAAGTGGTTCACCCAAAATACAGAAAAATCGTAAAACGCTTTAAAAAATATTTAATTCATGATGAAAGAAATGAACTTAAAGTGGGAAATACTGTAGTTGCTATTGAATGTAGACCACTTTCTAAGAGAAAATCATTTCGCTTAAAAACTATAGTATCAGCAGGAGTTGAGTAA
- the rplN gene encoding 50S ribosomal protein L14, translating to MIQSFTRLAVADNSGAKELMCIKVLGGSKRRYATVGDVIVASVKKALPNGKVKKGQVVKAVIVRTKKEIHRDNGSLIRFDENAAVILDAKREPIGTRIFGPVGREVRYGGFMKIVSLAPEVL from the coding sequence ATGATTCAAAGTTTTACTAGGCTTGCAGTTGCTGATAATAGCGGTGCAAAAGAATTAATGTGTATTAAGGTTTTAGGTGGTAGTAAAAGAAGATACGCTACTGTTGGTGATGTAATCGTTGCATCTGTAAAAAAAGCTCTACCAAATGGTAAAGTTAAAAAAGGTCAAGTAGTAAAAGCAGTTATCGTTAGAACTAAAAAAGAAATTCATAGAGATAATGGTTCTTTAATTCGTTTTGATGAAAATGCAGCAGTTATTCTTGATGCTAAAAGAGAGCCTATCGGAACGCGTATTTTTGGACCAGTAGGTCGTGAAGTAAGATATGGTGGCTTTATGAAAATTGTTTCACTAGCACCGGAGGTGTTGTAA
- the rplX gene encoding 50S ribosomal protein L24, which yields MKLKIKKNDMVKVIAGDDKGKTGKVLAVFPKTNKVIVEGCKIAKKAVKPSDKNPNGGFINKEMPMDISNVAKAGE from the coding sequence ATGAAATTAAAAATTAAAAAGAATGATATGGTAAAAGTTATCGCAGGCGATGACAAAGGCAAAACAGGTAAAGTTTTAGCAGTATTTCCTAAAACAAATAAAGTAATTGTTGAGGGTTGCAAAATCGCTAAAAAAGCTGTTAAGCCAAGTGATAAAAATCCAAACGGCGGTTTTATCAATAAAGAAATGCCAATGGATATTTCAAATGTAGCAAAGGCAGGAGAATAA
- the rplE gene encoding 50S ribosomal protein L5 yields the protein MMRLKEKYTQNIKPALVKEFDIKNPMLIPFIEKVVISVGAGELAKDQKVLQNVADTISLIAGQKAVITKAKKSVAGFKVREGFPVGVMVTLRKDNMYAFLDKLITIALPRVKDFRGLPRDGFDGRGNYNFGLDEQLMFPEVEYDKILRTHGMNISIVTTAKSDKEAQKLLELFGVPFAKGK from the coding sequence ATGATGAGATTAAAAGAAAAATATACTCAAAATATCAAACCTGCTTTAGTAAAAGAATTTGATATCAAAAATCCTATGCTTATTCCTTTTATTGAAAAAGTTGTAATCAGCGTAGGTGCTGGGGAATTAGCAAAAGATCAAAAAGTATTACAAAATGTTGCAGATACTATTTCATTGATCGCTGGACAAAAAGCAGTTATCACAAAAGCTAAAAAATCAGTTGCTGGTTTTAAAGTGAGAGAAGGCTTCCCAGTAGGTGTAATGGTAACATTAAGAAAAGACAATATGTATGCTTTCTTAGATAAGCTTATTACTATAGCTCTTCCTCGTGTTAAAGACTTTAGAGGTCTTCCAAGAGATGGTTTTGATGGAAGAGGAAACTATAACTTTGGTTTAGATGAGCAGTTAATGTTCCCAGAAGTTGAATATGATAAAATCTTAAGAACTCATGGTATGAACATTTCTATCGTTACAACAGCAAAATCAGATAAAGAGGCACAAAAATTATTAGAATTATTTGGCGTGCCATTTGCAAAAGGAAAGTAA
- a CDS encoding type Z 30S ribosomal protein S14, whose amino-acid sequence MAKKSMIAKAARKPKFSVRGYTRCQICGRPHSVYRDFGICRVCLRKMANEGLIPGLKKASW is encoded by the coding sequence ATGGCTAAAAAATCAATGATTGCAAAAGCTGCCCGCAAACCTAAATTTAGCGTTAGAGGGTATACTAGATGCCAAATTTGTGGAAGACCACATTCAGTTTATAGAGATTTTGGAATTTGTAGAGTTTGCTTAAGAAAAATGGCAAATGAAGGTTTAATTCCTGGTCTTAAAAAAGCAAGTTGGTAA
- the rpsH gene encoding 30S ribosomal protein S8, which yields MINDLISDSLTRIRNAGMRRLETTQLLHSKVIEALLGIFQAKGYIESFNVIEEDKKKFINVVLKYDEKGKSVINEVKRISKPGRRVYKGKDEIKRFKNGYGTIVVSTSKGVLANDEAYKAGVGGEVLCTIW from the coding sequence ATGATAAATGATTTAATTTCAGATTCACTAACAAGAATTAGAAATGCAGGGATGAGAAGATTAGAAACTACTCAACTTTTGCATTCTAAAGTTATCGAAGCTTTACTTGGAATTTTCCAAGCTAAAGGCTATATTGAAAGCTTTAATGTTATTGAAGAGGATAAAAAGAAATTCATCAATGTAGTTTTAAAATACGATGAAAAAGGTAAAAGCGTAATTAACGAAGTTAAGCGTATTTCTAAACCTGGTCGTCGTGTTTATAAAGGCAAAGATGAGATCAAAAGATTTAAAAACGGTTATGGTACTATCGTAGTAAGCACTTCAAAAGGTGTTTTAGCTAACGACGAAGCTTACAAAGCAGGCGTTGGCGGCGAAGTTTTATGTACTATTTGGTAA
- the rplF gene encoding 50S ribosomal protein L6 — translation MSRIGKQPVAIPSGVEVKLEGNLLKFKKGNLAKELDTKANVNVEIKEGQILFSPKGEDRQSRAYWGTYRALAQNIIIGLTDGFSKTLEINGVGYKAALKGKVLELALGFSHPINYAIPEGIEITVDKNNVIIKGSDKQVVGQVAAQIREFRPPEPYKGKGVKYSDERIIRKAGKTSKK, via the coding sequence ATGTCTCGTATAGGTAAACAACCAGTTGCTATTCCAAGTGGAGTAGAAGTAAAATTAGAAGGTAACTTGCTAAAATTCAAAAAAGGAAATTTAGCAAAAGAGCTTGATACAAAAGCAAATGTTAATGTTGAGATTAAAGAAGGACAAATTCTTTTCTCTCCTAAAGGTGAAGATAGACAAAGTAGAGCTTATTGGGGAACTTATAGAGCTTTAGCTCAAAACATCATCATCGGCTTAACTGATGGTTTTAGCAAAACTTTAGAAATCAACGGTGTTGGTTATAAAGCTGCGTTAAAAGGTAAAGTTCTTGAACTTGCTTTAGGTTTTTCTCATCCTATCAACTATGCTATTCCAGAAGGCATAGAAATTACTGTTGATAAAAACAATGTTATTATCAAAGGTAGTGATAAACAAGTGGTAGGTCAAGTTGCTGCTCAAATTCGTGAATTTAGACCACCTGAGCCTTACAAAGGAAAAGGTGTTAAATATTCAGATGAGCGTATTATCCGCAAAGCTGGTAAGACATCTAAGAAGTAA
- the rplR gene encoding 50S ribosomal protein L18: MRANVLKRKISLRIKRKKRIRAKISGTQALPRVSVFKSNRTLYIQAIDDVKAVTLAAVDGRKIGVKANKEGAKKIAAEFAKVLKAKNIEEAVFDRNGYLYHGVIAALAEALRENGIKL, translated from the coding sequence ATGAGAGCAAATGTATTAAAAAGAAAAATATCTTTAAGAATTAAAAGAAAAAAAAGAATTAGAGCAAAAATTTCAGGAACACAAGCTCTTCCAAGAGTTTCTGTTTTCAAATCAAACAGAACTTTATATATCCAAGCTATCGATGATGTTAAAGCAGTAACTTTAGCAGCAGTAGATGGAAGAAAAATTGGTGTTAAAGCAAATAAAGAAGGCGCTAAAAAAATAGCAGCTGAATTTGCAAAAGTTTTAAAAGCTAAAAACATAGAAGAAGCAGTGTTTGATAGAAATGGTTATTTATACCATGGTGTGATTGCAGCTTTAGCTGAAGCACTAAGAGAAAACGGAATCAAACTATAA